A section of the Symphalangus syndactylus isolate Jambi chromosome 19, NHGRI_mSymSyn1-v2.1_pri, whole genome shotgun sequence genome encodes:
- the LOC129458244 gene encoding transcription factor NF-E4-like, giving the protein MYSFLLDFVEAHSKRWKKTRSGNQEWVPEGKPELPSPKVQEHLRQQRASARQQKQEESGPAEDTYPLKTEREVVRSLTSGAEIRKGLRSASLVSFHPGQQPTATGQRKLLSLQSPLCACTSVTDLTYWQSFKCLPLPSGALWAHGAAAPHRSLLAIHLHLAPVSSVAMKATGPDNAQTQVSPPGCAPSVEDPTGSQTVSSPHKDCPHPFLSRSKPPTRISSALLLKTDSALERTPRQLPSLHVSQG; this is encoded by the exons ATGTACTCCTTCTTGCTGGACTTCGTGGAGGCCCACAGTAAGCGCTGGAAGAAAACCAGAAGTGGGAACCAGGAATGGGTGCCAGAGGGCAAACCTGAGCT GCCCAGTCCCAAGGTGCAAGAACACTTGCGCCAGCAGCGTGCATCAGCAagacagcagaagcaggaagagagcggGCCGGCAGAAGACACGTACCCCCTGAAGACTGAGAGAGAGGTCGTCCGG AGCCTTACATCTGGTGCCGAAATCCGGAAGGGGCTCCGGTCCGCGTCCCTTGTGTCCTTCCACCCTGGACAGCAGCCCACAGCAACCGGACAAAGGAAGCTCCTCAGCCTCCAGTCACCTCTCTGTGCATGCACATCAGTCACTGATCTCACCTACTG GCAGAGTTTCAAATGCTTGCCTCTGCCATCAGGGGCTCTGTGGGCCCACGGGGCCGCAGCTCCACACAGAAGCCTCCTAGCAATCCACCTCCACCTGGCGCCTGTTTCAAGTGTGGCAATGAAGGCCACTGGTCCAGACAATGCCCAAACCCAGGTAAGCCCACCAGGCTGTGCCCCCTCTGTGGAGGACCCAACTGGAAGTCAGACTGTGAGCAGCCCCCACAAGGACTGCCCCCATCCCTTCCTGAGCCGGTCAAAACCTCCTACTCGTATCTCATCGGCCTTGCTGCTGAAGACTGACAGTGCCCTGGAACGGACACCTCGGCAACTACCATCTCTTCATGTGAGCCAAGGGTAA